The Pimelobacter simplex genomic sequence CGAGCCGGTCCAGGACGGTGAGCAGGCCGAGGCCGTCGACCGCGCTGTGGTGGGCCGACAGCACGACGTCGCGCCCGTCGACGCCGACCAGCAGCGGCGCGGGGGAGTCGGCGAGCAGGGCCCGGGCTCCGGCCGCGGTGGGCGCGGCGTAGGTCCAGCCCTGGGCCGCGCAGAGCGTGGCCAGGGGAGTGGCGAGCGCGTCCGGCGCGACCGGGGCGGGCAGGGTCGCGGTCAGCAGGATCCGCCAGCCGATCCGCGGGTCGGCCACCCAGCGCTGCGGCTCGGGCTGCGGCTGCGGCTCGGGCACCTGGGCGCTCACGGCTTGTGCGCGAGGCAGACCAGGCTGACGCCAGGCAGTCGCTTGAGGGGGAGCACCCGCTCCATCCCGACGGCCGCGCGCAGGCCGGCGTTGAGCACCGGGTGGACGGCCTCCATCTCGCTCTGGGGCACGTCCTTGTTGCGCCGCCGGGCCCGGACCACCGGGCGCAGGAGCACGTTCCACGACCAGAGGTCGTCGATGACCAGCCCGGACCCCGTCACCAGGTCGGCGAGCTGCTGGCGCTCGTAGCGCCGGACGTGGCCCAGGGCGACGTCGTGCCCGCTCCACAGCGCTATCCCGGCCGGGACGGCGACCAGGGCGCGTCCGCCGGGGCGCAGCACCCGGAAGGTCTCGCGGGCGACGGCGACGTCGTCGTCGATGTGCTCCCAGGCGTCGGTGGACATGACGAGGTCGATCGAGGCGTCGGCGACCGGGAGCCGGCGGCCGTCGCCGCGCAGCACCGGGATCCCGCGCGAGGCCGCGATCTCGGCGCCGGTGGCGGTGTACTCGACGCCGACCGCGCGCCAGCCGAGCTCGCGCAGCACGGCGGTGTTGCCGCCCATCCCGCAGCCGACGTCGATCGCGCGCCCGGCCGGCCAGCCGCCGACGGTACGACGCACCAGGGCCCGGCGGGCGGCGTACCACCAGTGCCGGTGCTCGAGCGCGGCCGACTTGGCGATCTCCTCCGCATCCACAGGTGCAGCCTAGGAGAGGTCGGCGCCGAAGATGGCGGTGCCCGGCGTCAGCGTGCCGCGCACCCGCGACCAGCCGCCCCAGAGCCGCTCGTTCCCCTCGGGCCACTCCGGCTCCAGGAGCGTGGTCAGCCGGAAGCCGGCGCCCGCCAGCAGCCCGATCCAGTCACCTAGTGTGCGGTGGTGCTCGGCGTACGACGTCGCACCGGTCTCGTCGTCGACCTCGACGTAGGGCGTGCGGTCCCAGTAGGACTGCGAGGCGACCAGCCCGTCCTCGGTGGGGTCGTCGGGGAACATCCACCGGGTCGGGTGGGTGATCGAGAAGGCGAAGCGCCCGCCCGGGCGCAGCACCCGGGCCGTCTCG encodes the following:
- a CDS encoding class I SAM-dependent methyltransferase — encoded protein: MDAEEIAKSAALEHRHWWYAARRALVRRTVGGWPAGRAIDVGCGMGGNTAVLRELGWRAVGVEYTATGAEIAASRGIPVLRGDGRRLPVADASIDLVMSTDAWEHIDDDVAVARETFRVLRPGGRALVAVPAGIALWSGHDVALGHVRRYERQQLADLVTGSGLVIDDLWSWNVLLRPVVRARRRNKDVPQSEMEAVHPVLNAGLRAAVGMERVLPLKRLPGVSLVCLAHKP